The following is a genomic window from Actinomycetota bacterium.
CCTTCGCCGAGCTCTACCAGCGGGTCGCGGCCGCGGTGTTCGGGCTGGTCACCAGGGTGGTACGTGACCCGGCGCAGGCGGAGGAGGTGACCCAGGAGGTGTTCGTCGAGCTGTGGCGGACGGCGTCGCGGTTCGACCCGGCCCGGGGCTCGGCCAGGTCCTGGATCATGACCTGCGCCCACCGCCGGGCGGTCGACCGGGTGCGCTCGGCCGAGAGCGCGGCCCGCCGTGACGACCTGGCCGGCCGGCGCGACCAGGGGCGCCCCTATGACGAGGTGGTCGAGCAGGTCGAGGCCAGCCTGGAGCGCGAGCACGTCCGCCGGGGCCTTGACGCCCTCACCGACCTGCAGCGGGAGGCGGTGGTGCTCGCCTACTACGGCGGCTACACCCACCGGGAGATCTCCGCGCTGCTCGGGGTGCCGTCGGGGACGGTCAAGACGCGCCTGCGCGACGGGCTGATCCGGCTCCGGGACCACCTGGGGGTGGACGCATGAGCGCGAACCTGCACACCCTGACCGGCGCGTACGCCGCCCAC
Proteins encoded in this region:
- the sigK gene encoding ECF RNA polymerase sigma factor SigK codes for the protein MARAAGEEALERLLALVARGDEQAFAELYQRVAAAVFGLVTRVVRDPAQAEEVTQEVFVELWRTASRFDPARGSARSWIMTCAHRRAVDRVRSAESAARRDDLAGRRDQGRPYDEVVEQVEASLEREHVRRGLDALTDLQREAVVLAYYGGYTHREISALLGVPSGTVKTRLRDGLIRLRDHLGVDA